The following coding sequences are from one Syntrophorhabdales bacterium window:
- a CDS encoding helix-turn-helix domain-containing protein, whose amino-acid sequence MQAVRFYMVDRQKQSDITKLYKTFESQLESLAEKLLSTKINDDDNVLAGVQLSIERVFIKAALKTANSNVSKAAKLLGMSRNTLIRKLKDAR is encoded by the coding sequence ATGCAAGCGGTTAGGTTCTACATGGTTGATAGACAAAAACAGAGTGATATAACGAAGTTATATAAAACATTTGAGTCCCAGCTAGAGAGTCTTGCCGAAAAGCTGCTCAGTACCAAGATAAATGATGACGATAATGTTTTGGCTGGTGTCCAGCTTTCAATAGAACGTGTATTCATCAAGGCTGCCCTGAAAACGGCCAATAGCAACGTCTCGAAGGCGGCAAAACTGCTCGGCATGAGCAGAAATACCCTCATCAGAAAGCTGAAAGACGCGCGTTAG
- a CDS encoding metalloregulator ArsR/SmtB family transcription factor: MDKQSYLKWADVLKTLGHPVRIRILESLLDAEKCVSAIWGNLNLPQSTVSQHLSVLRSKGIVDHERNGANVKYFLKDRRIAEILKVMKSR, encoded by the coding sequence ATGGACAAACAGAGTTATTTGAAGTGGGCCGATGTTCTGAAGACCCTCGGGCACCCTGTGCGTATTCGCATACTCGAGAGTCTTCTCGATGCCGAGAAGTGTGTGAGTGCGATCTGGGGCAACCTCAATCTTCCACAATCCACCGTTTCACAGCATCTTTCAGTCCTCCGAAGCAAGGGCATCGTTGACCATGAGCGAAATGGGGCCAACGTAAAGTACTTCCTGAAGGACCGCCGCATCGCCGAAATCCTGAAAGTAATGAAGAGTCGTTAG